In the Solibacillus sp. FSL K6-1523 genome, one interval contains:
- a CDS encoding ABC transporter ATP-binding protein, with the protein MNAIEVKHVSKQFKSFRLNDVSFTVECGTIAGFIGQNGAGKSTTIKLILNLLKKQAGDIFIFGKDHLLHETALKAQIGVVFDELHVPDNLTVKELNHIYSKVYATWDRDYFYLLLDQLDVPKYDKVKAMSRGMKMKLGLILALSYRPKLLLLDEPTSGLDPIVRDEVLELLLKFMENDEHAILFSSHITSDLEKIADTITFIHKGEILFSENKDDLLYGYGIWKGTLEQATVFPKHAIIGKLDSTFGVKYLVKREFVNQVIELEKPTIDELMLLYVKGRNE; encoded by the coding sequence ATGAACGCAATTGAGGTAAAACATGTTTCAAAACAATTTAAAAGTTTTCGATTAAATGATGTTTCCTTTACAGTAGAGTGCGGAACCATTGCGGGCTTCATCGGACAAAATGGCGCGGGGAAATCAACGACTATCAAGCTCATTTTAAATTTACTCAAAAAACAAGCGGGCGACATTTTCATTTTCGGCAAGGACCATCTTTTACATGAGACGGCTTTAAAAGCTCAAATAGGTGTTGTTTTTGATGAACTTCACGTGCCAGATAATCTAACAGTAAAGGAACTCAATCACATTTATTCGAAAGTGTACGCGACATGGGATCGTGATTATTTTTACCTTTTACTCGATCAATTAGATGTGCCTAAATATGATAAAGTGAAGGCGATGTCACGCGGGATGAAGATGAAATTAGGTCTTATTTTAGCCTTGTCCTACCGTCCAAAGCTTCTATTATTAGATGAGCCAACAAGCGGGCTTGATCCGATTGTACGTGATGAAGTGCTTGAGCTACTACTGAAATTTATGGAGAATGATGAACATGCAATTTTATTTTCTTCGCATATTACAAGTGATTTAGAAAAAATTGCGGATACCATTACGTTCATTCATAAAGGGGAAATTTTATTTAGTGAAAATAAGGATGATTTATTATACGGTTACGGCATATGGAAAGGGACGCTCGAGCAAGCAACTGTCTTTCCAAAGCATGCGATTATCGGAAAACTGGACTCGACTTTTGGTGTGAAATATTTAGTGAAGCGAGAATTTGTTAACCAGGTCATTGAATTAGAAAAGCCAACGATTGATGAGCTTATGTTGCTGTACGTAAAGGGGCGAAATGAATGA
- the dapA gene encoding 4-hydroxy-tetrahydrodipicolinate synthase: MDFGRIGTAMITPFTKDGAINYQELERIIDFLIENGTDTIVACGTTSENPTMSTEEKIEVVRFTVEKVAGRVPVIAGTGDNETAYSIAMTHKAEENGANGIMLVTPYYNKPNQRGMYAHFETIAKETALPIMLYNVPGRTGANILAETTIALSKDVENIVCIKEASGNLDQMGDIIENVDSDFYVYSGDDGLTLPLLAIGGRGIISVASHVVGNDMQQMIRAFEEGRHEEAGQIHRALLPLVRALFAQPNPSPIKYAMTKLGFDTLDVRLPMMEMLPEEKVAFDQVWDTYQEKAKKFRALQEEK; this comes from the coding sequence ATGGACTTTGGTCGTATTGGAACAGCTATGATTACGCCATTTACGAAAGATGGCGCGATTAACTATCAAGAGCTAGAACGTATTATAGATTTTTTAATAGAAAACGGAACAGATACTATTGTTGCTTGTGGTACAACTTCTGAAAATCCAACGATGTCTACAGAAGAAAAGATTGAAGTTGTTCGTTTTACAGTAGAAAAAGTGGCTGGGCGTGTGCCAGTAATCGCAGGTACAGGAGATAATGAGACGGCCTATTCAATCGCTATGACGCATAAAGCGGAGGAAAATGGTGCAAATGGGATTATGCTCGTAACACCGTACTACAATAAACCAAATCAACGTGGCATGTATGCTCACTTTGAGACAATCGCCAAAGAAACGGCGCTCCCGATTATGCTTTATAATGTTCCAGGACGTACGGGTGCCAATATTTTAGCGGAAACAACGATTGCCTTGAGCAAGGATGTTGAAAATATTGTTTGCATTAAAGAAGCAAGCGGTAATTTAGATCAAATGGGCGATATTATTGAAAATGTCGATTCAGATTTCTACGTGTACTCAGGAGATGATGGTTTAACATTACCACTACTTGCAATTGGTGGTCGTGGGATTATTTCAGTCGCTTCGCATGTTGTAGGAAATGATATGCAGCAAATGATTCGTGCGTTTGAAGAAGGGCGACATGAGGAAGCAGGACAAATTCACCGCGCATTATTGCCTTTAGTGCGTGCGCTATTTGCTCAGCCGAATCCGTCACCAATCAAGTATGCAATGACAAAGCTTGGATTTGATACATTAGATGTGCGTCTCCCGATGATGGAAATGTTACCGGAAGAAAAAGTGGCATTCGATCAAGTATGGGATACGTATCAAGAAAAAGCGAAGAAATTCCGCGCTTTACAAGAAGAAAAATAA
- a CDS encoding aspartate-semialdehyde dehydrogenase, with protein sequence MTKQLIVAVVGATGAVGSKLMEKLIERKFPIKHIKFLASARSAGKAIEFNGQTYTIEEATPESFEGVNIALFSAGGSVSEKLAPEAAKRGAIVIDNTSHFRMDPEVPLVVPEVNRHVLKNIPKGIIANPNCSTIQMVAALQPIREKFGLTKVVVSTYQAVSGSGVAAIDELREQSTQWEAGKNVEANVLPVKSDAKHYPIARNVIPQIDKFTNNGFTYEEMKMINETKKIMEAPELSVAATCVRVPVVSGHSESVYIELEQEATVQDIFATLQDAPGIVLQDDITQQVYPMPLFAENEEPIFVGRIRQDLDNKKGFHLWIVADNLLKGAALNSIQIAEAMLEDNLL encoded by the coding sequence ATGACAAAGCAATTGATAGTTGCAGTAGTGGGAGCAACAGGAGCAGTTGGTTCAAAATTAATGGAAAAACTTATTGAGCGTAAGTTTCCGATTAAACATATAAAGTTTTTAGCTTCAGCACGTTCGGCTGGTAAGGCAATCGAATTTAACGGTCAAACGTATACAATCGAAGAAGCGACACCAGAAAGCTTTGAAGGCGTCAATATTGCCTTATTCTCAGCAGGTGGTTCCGTTTCAGAAAAACTTGCACCAGAAGCAGCAAAACGAGGCGCAATTGTTATCGACAATACGAGTCATTTCCGCATGGATCCAGAAGTGCCGCTAGTCGTGCCAGAAGTGAATCGCCACGTCCTAAAAAATATTCCAAAAGGGATTATTGCTAATCCGAACTGTTCAACAATTCAAATGGTAGCAGCACTTCAGCCGATCCGTGAAAAATTTGGTTTAACAAAAGTGGTCGTTTCAACTTATCAAGCAGTATCAGGCTCTGGAGTTGCAGCAATTGATGAGTTACGTGAACAAAGTACGCAGTGGGAAGCTGGTAAAAATGTGGAGGCAAATGTTCTGCCTGTTAAATCAGATGCAAAACATTATCCGATCGCACGTAATGTCATTCCACAAATTGACAAGTTCACGAACAACGGATTTACATATGAAGAAATGAAAATGATTAATGAAACAAAAAAAATTATGGAAGCACCAGAATTGAGTGTTGCAGCAACTTGTGTGCGCGTTCCTGTCGTATCTGGTCACTCAGAATCAGTTTATATCGAGTTAGAACAGGAAGCGACTGTGCAAGATATTTTTGCGACATTACAAGATGCACCAGGCATTGTTTTACAAGATGATATTACACAGCAAGTTTATCCGATGCCCCTTTTTGCTGAAAATGAAGAACCAATTTTTGTAGGTCGTATTCGTCAAGATTTAGATAATAAAAAGGGATTCCATCTATGGATTGTTGCAGACAATTTATTAAAGGGTGCGGCATTGAATTCGATTCAAATCGCTGAAGCAATGTTAGAGGATAACTTACTATAA
- a CDS encoding FtsK/SpoIIIE family DNA translocase: MKRKTKNIKAKSKPTTKATNQDKELHPLAYEIIGLLLIAFAVIEFFEFGIIGRWTFSIAIFLFGNLHFIVPVLCFLIAGMLMVRRRGVAFNNRIVYGVLFVGASLTIFSHSLLFEQLYTANALISNSILKETWRILISTEGIVNRSNALGGGMIGGLLFSVLHVLFDAAGAKIAATVIMAIGIILITGKAFVPLLIEKAPKLKGVLRRTNRNPDPSSNPSPRAARGNRSRRRQEEPSYAEEAADEEQVVILNTPIQEEPVISNFVENIRNEQMREPVVEEEGVSLEEVNHVPNTASEQSYILPPITLLNPPPEQDQSGEYSIIQQNAKKLEQTFSSFGVKAKVTQVHLGPAVTKYEVMPDTGVKVSKIVGLQDDLALALAAKDIRIEAPIPGKSAVGIEVPNSEVSMVTLREVIEAKEQYKPDSKLMVSLGRDVTGQAITAELNKMPHLLVAGSTGSGKSVCINGIIVSIIMRATPSEVRMMMIDPKMVELSVYNGIPHLLAPVVTDARKAAQALQKVVSEMERRYDLFSMSGTRNIEGYNEHINQYNEQAIEHQPKLPYIVVIVDELADLMMVASNEVEDAITRLAQMARAAGIHLIIATQRPSVDVITGIIKANIPSRIAFAVSSAVDSRTILDMGGAERLLGRGDMLYLPAGASKPTRVQGAFVSDKEVGHVIDSVIQQQKAQYEEAMIPTDEPIRNELDETDELYDDAVRLIYEMQTASVSMLQRKFRIGYSRAARIIDQMEQRGIVGPPEGSKPRQVLGNRL; the protein is encoded by the coding sequence TTGAAACGTAAAACGAAAAATATAAAAGCAAAGTCGAAACCAACAACAAAGGCAACGAATCAAGACAAAGAGCTACATCCGCTTGCCTATGAAATCATTGGTTTATTATTAATTGCTTTTGCTGTCATTGAATTTTTTGAATTTGGCATTATTGGAAGGTGGACATTTTCCATTGCTATTTTCCTTTTTGGGAACTTGCATTTTATTGTACCAGTGTTGTGTTTTTTAATAGCGGGCATGCTAATGGTACGTAGAAGAGGAGTTGCTTTTAATAATCGCATTGTTTATGGTGTTTTATTTGTCGGGGCAAGCTTAACCATTTTCAGTCATAGCCTATTATTTGAACAACTTTATACAGCAAATGCGTTAATTTCAAATTCAATATTAAAGGAAACATGGCGTATTTTAATTAGCACAGAAGGCATCGTCAATCGAAGTAATGCATTAGGCGGTGGGATGATTGGTGGACTTCTATTTAGCGTGTTACACGTATTGTTTGATGCAGCTGGGGCGAAAATAGCAGCAACAGTCATTATGGCAATCGGTATTATCCTAATTACGGGAAAGGCTTTTGTCCCTTTATTAATAGAAAAGGCACCTAAACTAAAGGGAGTGTTAAGGAGAACGAATCGAAACCCAGACCCAAGCTCAAACCCAAGTCCAAGGGCCGCACGAGGAAACCGTTCGCGGCGTAGACAAGAGGAGCCAAGCTATGCGGAGGAAGCGGCAGATGAAGAACAGGTTGTTATTTTGAACACACCAATACAAGAAGAGCCGGTTATTTCAAACTTTGTGGAAAACATAAGAAATGAACAAATGAGAGAACCAGTCGTTGAAGAAGAAGGAGTATCACTTGAAGAAGTGAATCATGTGCCAAACACTGCTTCAGAGCAGTCCTATATTTTACCGCCAATCACATTATTAAACCCGCCACCAGAACAGGATCAAAGTGGTGAATATTCGATTATTCAACAAAATGCAAAAAAATTAGAGCAAACATTTTCTAGTTTTGGAGTAAAGGCAAAAGTAACGCAAGTACATTTAGGTCCTGCGGTGACAAAATACGAGGTCATGCCAGATACGGGTGTGAAAGTAAGTAAAATTGTTGGGCTACAAGATGATTTAGCCCTTGCATTAGCAGCGAAGGATATTCGAATCGAGGCACCGATTCCAGGGAAATCCGCTGTTGGGATAGAAGTGCCCAATAGTGAAGTATCGATGGTGACTTTGCGAGAAGTGATTGAGGCCAAGGAACAGTACAAACCTGATTCAAAATTAATGGTGAGCTTAGGACGAGATGTCACAGGACAAGCGATTACAGCGGAGTTAAATAAAATGCCGCATCTACTCGTTGCAGGTTCAACCGGTAGTGGGAAAAGTGTTTGTATTAACGGCATCATCGTGTCGATTATTATGCGAGCAACACCTTCCGAAGTTCGCATGATGATGATTGATCCGAAAATGGTGGAATTAAGTGTTTATAATGGTATACCTCATTTATTGGCACCTGTCGTAACGGATGCACGAAAAGCGGCACAAGCGTTACAGAAAGTCGTTTCAGAAATGGAACGACGCTATGATTTATTTTCCATGTCGGGCACAAGGAATATAGAGGGCTATAATGAGCATATTAATCAATATAATGAACAAGCAATAGAACACCAACCAAAATTGCCATACATTGTTGTCATTGTTGATGAGTTGGCAGATTTGATGATGGTTGCGTCAAATGAGGTAGAGGATGCGATTACACGTCTTGCTCAAATGGCACGTGCAGCGGGCATCCATTTAATTATTGCGACACAACGTCCTTCTGTCGATGTCATTACAGGTATTATTAAAGCAAATATTCCATCACGTATTGCTTTTGCTGTTTCTTCGGCAGTCGATTCGCGTACGATTTTGGACATGGGCGGTGCAGAGCGCTTACTTGGGCGAGGGGATATGCTTTATTTACCAGCAGGTGCATCGAAACCTACGCGTGTTCAAGGGGCCTTTGTAAGCGATAAGGAAGTAGGACATGTTATCGATAGTGTGATCCAACAGCAAAAGGCACAATATGAAGAGGCGATGATTCCAACCGATGAACCGATTCGCAACGAACTAGATGAAACGGACGAGTTATATGATGATGCGGTAAGACTTATTTATGAAATGCAAACCGCCTCTGTCTCAATGTTGCAACGAAAATTCCGCATCGGCTATTCACGTGCAGCGAGAATAATTGATCAAATGGAACAACGGGGAATTGTTGGACCACCAGAAGGTAGTAAACCAAGACAAGTATTAGGAAATCGCCTGTAG
- a CDS encoding YlmC/YmxH family sporulation protein, translated as MLLSELAEKELIEMEKGIRYGFLAETECIFDPKTGKIFGFEMPAQMVKMPFQKKKTPAIKYIPWEEILLIGEDRILFQKTTSSINHPTE; from the coding sequence ATGCTATTATCTGAGCTTGCTGAAAAGGAATTAATCGAGATGGAAAAGGGGATTCGCTATGGTTTTTTAGCGGAGACAGAATGTATTTTTGATCCAAAAACGGGTAAAATTTTTGGATTTGAAATGCCTGCCCAAATGGTGAAAATGCCATTTCAAAAAAAGAAAACACCAGCGATTAAATATATTCCTTGGGAAGAGATTTTGTTAATAGGCGAGGATCGTATTTTATTTCAAAAAACTACTTCATCGATTAATCATCCGACCGAATGA
- a CDS encoding GntR family transcriptional regulator: protein MLIKLSNASSQPIYEQITEQLKQAILSGVLVADDALPSIRALAAELKISVMTTKRAYADLERDGFIETVAGKGSFVSQRNQDFLREELVKQIEGHFTKAVSIAKMANIQSEELFDLLNLLLEE, encoded by the coding sequence ATGCTTATCAAATTGAGCAATGCAAGCAGCCAGCCTATTTATGAACAAATTACAGAACAGCTGAAGCAAGCTATTTTATCTGGCGTGCTCGTTGCGGATGATGCACTTCCTTCCATACGGGCATTAGCAGCTGAATTAAAAATTAGCGTCATGACAACTAAGCGGGCCTATGCCGATTTAGAGCGCGATGGCTTTATTGAAACCGTCGCGGGAAAAGGGAGCTTCGTCTCACAGCGTAATCAAGATTTTTTGCGCGAAGAGTTAGTGAAGCAAATTGAAGGACATTTTACAAAAGCGGTATCCATTGCAAAAATGGCAAATATCCAGTCAGAAGAATTATTTGATTTACTAAACTTATTATTGGAGGAATGA
- a CDS encoding ribonuclease J: MTKNKNELIRVIPLGGVGEIGKSMYVIEIDEELFVVDSGLMFPEDEMLGIDIVIPDITYLEENKDRVKGIFLTHGHEDAIGSIAYVLKKVKAPVYGSKLTIALAKEHLKELPVPYQVKFFEVTSNSRMNFVTTHVTFFHTTHSIPDSLGIVFHTSEGAIVHTGEFKFDQSATGKFKPNLAKMAMLGEEGVLMLLSESMEAERPGHTTSESVIAEELQKTFLSAPGRIIVALYASNFIRIQQVFSQAAKSYRKVAVVGKSLEKIVDIGVNLGYLEVDEDLVIPVNEIHKYQDDEIIVMATGNKGEPLDVLDKIVRKHHRDVKIRNTDTVLITFTPSPSMEVQMFNTMNQLAKAGATVLTSNKKVHVSGHGSAEDLKLMLNFMKPKYFVPIQGEYRMLIAHSKLAQEVGLQKSQIFIADKGDIVEYKNGKVRMTGRVQAGNVLIDGIGIGDVGNIVLRDRKLLSQDGIFIVVVTLNRAQKKIASGPEILSRGFVYVRESEQLMEEAADIAREVIEKYVGKETFEWTNIKQEIRDSLNQYLFQKTKRRPMIIPIIMEY; the protein is encoded by the coding sequence GTGACAAAAAATAAAAATGAACTAATCCGTGTCATTCCGTTAGGCGGAGTTGGCGAAATCGGAAAATCAATGTATGTAATCGAAATCGACGAAGAGCTTTTCGTAGTAGACAGTGGGCTCATGTTCCCAGAGGACGAAATGCTCGGAATTGATATTGTCATTCCAGATATTACGTACTTAGAAGAAAATAAAGATCGTGTAAAAGGAATTTTCTTAACACATGGACATGAAGATGCAATTGGCTCGATTGCCTATGTATTGAAAAAAGTAAAAGCACCAGTATACGGTTCAAAATTAACAATCGCATTAGCGAAAGAACATTTAAAAGAATTACCAGTACCGTATCAAGTAAAGTTCTTTGAAGTAACAAGCAATAGCCGTATGAACTTCGTTACGACACATGTGACGTTCTTCCATACGACACATAGTATCCCTGATTCATTAGGAATTGTATTCCATACGTCTGAAGGGGCGATTGTTCATACGGGAGAATTTAAATTTGACCAATCTGCAACAGGTAAATTTAAACCAAATTTAGCGAAAATGGCGATGCTTGGTGAAGAAGGCGTATTAATGCTACTTTCTGAATCGATGGAGGCAGAACGTCCAGGACATACTACGAGTGAATCAGTCATTGCAGAGGAACTTCAAAAAACATTCCTTTCTGCGCCGGGTCGTATTATCGTTGCGCTATATGCATCAAACTTTATCCGTATTCAACAAGTATTCAGTCAAGCTGCTAAATCTTATCGTAAAGTGGCAGTTGTCGGAAAATCTTTAGAAAAAATCGTTGATATCGGTGTAAACCTTGGCTATTTAGAGGTAGACGAGGATCTAGTAATCCCTGTTAACGAAATTCATAAATATCAAGATGATGAAATTATTGTTATGGCAACAGGTAACAAAGGTGAACCACTTGATGTACTTGATAAAATTGTGCGTAAACACCACCGAGATGTCAAAATTAGAAATACCGATACAGTATTAATTACATTTACACCGTCTCCAAGCATGGAAGTGCAAATGTTTAATACGATGAACCAACTCGCTAAAGCTGGTGCAACTGTATTGACTTCAAACAAGAAAGTGCATGTTTCAGGTCATGGTAGTGCGGAAGATTTAAAATTAATGTTAAACTTTATGAAACCAAAGTATTTTGTGCCAATTCAAGGTGAGTACCGCATGTTAATTGCTCACTCTAAGCTTGCGCAAGAAGTTGGCTTACAAAAATCACAAATTTTCATCGCAGATAAAGGCGATATTGTCGAGTATAAAAACGGTAAAGTGCGTATGACAGGACGTGTACAAGCTGGTAACGTCTTAATCGATGGAATCGGTATAGGTGACGTTGGGAATATTGTATTACGAGACCGAAAATTATTATCTCAAGATGGTATTTTCATCGTAGTCGTAACATTAAACCGCGCACAAAAGAAAATTGCATCGGGTCCAGAAATTTTATCACGTGGTTTCGTTTATGTTCGTGAATCAGAGCAATTGATGGAAGAAGCAGCAGATATCGCGCGTGAAGTAATTGAAAAATATGTTGGTAAAGAAACGTTCGAATGGACAAACATTAAACAAGAAATTCGTGATTCTTTAAACCAATATTTATTCCAAAAAACGAAGCGTCGTCCAATGATTATTCCAATTATTATGGAATATTAA
- a CDS encoding GntR family transcriptional regulator, protein MTIKADHRHLYLQVIDRLKSDIDKEIYRENEKLPSEFELSKTLGVSRATLREALRLLEEENIIVRRHGVGTFVNPKPLFTSGIEHLSSISSMIENAGMVPGTIFMSAQEEKATEEDSERFQADIDDNVVTIERVRTADGEPVVYCVDRVPASLLPAEFISNQNVSIFSALEQTGNIRVAYAVTYIDPVGFHDVVSPILKCGPESALLILKQLHYDENDRVVLYSKNYFRADKFSFHVVRKRV, encoded by the coding sequence ATGACAATTAAGGCGGATCATCGTCATTTGTATTTACAAGTGATTGACCGATTAAAGTCAGATATCGATAAAGAAATTTATCGAGAGAATGAAAAACTGCCATCTGAATTTGAACTTTCAAAAACACTTGGTGTGAGTCGTGCAACGCTTCGTGAAGCACTTCGACTATTGGAAGAAGAAAACATTATTGTAAGACGCCACGGTGTAGGAACATTTGTAAATCCGAAGCCCCTTTTCACTTCAGGCATTGAACATTTATCGAGTATTTCTTCGATGATTGAAAATGCAGGGATGGTTCCAGGTACGATTTTTATGAGTGCGCAGGAAGAAAAGGCGACCGAGGAAGATTCCGAACGATTCCAAGCAGACATTGATGACAATGTAGTCACGATTGAACGTGTTAGAACAGCAGATGGCGAGCCAGTTGTATATTGTGTTGATCGTGTTCCTGCGAGCTTATTGCCGGCAGAGTTTATTAGTAACCAAAACGTTTCAATTTTTTCGGCATTAGAACAAACTGGGAACATCCGTGTTGCATACGCAGTCACATATATTGATCCAGTTGGTTTCCACGATGTAGTCTCACCTATTTTAAAATGTGGGCCAGAATCGGCGTTGCTTATTTTGAAACAACTTCATTACGACGAGAATGATCGCGTCGTACTTTATTCAAAAAATTATTTTAGAGCTGACAAATTCAGTTTCCATGTAGTACGTAAACGGGTGTAG
- a CDS encoding BMP family lipoprotein: MKKRKLGLLITSVVATGAILAACGSDKEKDTSNNNADSDSKSETTGDEFKVAMVTDVGGVDDKSFNQSAWEGIKDFGASNNLTEKQGYDYLQSESDADYNSNLNKLLRRDFDLVFGVGFLMGDAIEEIANENPNAQLALIDAEVDAPNVVNLLFKEQEGAFLAGVAAAKMSKSGKLGFVGGNSIPVINRFEAGFFEGARAVNPDIEIKSIYTEKFDDAGLGKSTANGMYSSGVDIIFHAAGQTGNGVFSEAKERKAKDPNANVWVIGVDADQYEEGRVDDKTNITLTSMLKGVHKAVVEVSNDAKDGKFPGGQTLVYGLAEDGVGLADSRGAIPQDVLDVVEEYKQKIASGEIKVSESLK; this comes from the coding sequence ATGAAAAAGCGTAAATTAGGTTTATTAATCACATCAGTAGTAGCAACAGGTGCTATTTTAGCAGCATGCGGTAGCGACAAAGAAAAAGATACTTCAAACAACAATGCAGATTCTGATTCAAAATCAGAAACAACTGGTGATGAATTTAAAGTTGCAATGGTAACTGACGTTGGTGGCGTAGATGATAAATCATTCAACCAGTCAGCTTGGGAAGGAATTAAAGATTTCGGAGCTAGCAACAATTTAACTGAAAAACAAGGTTATGATTACTTACAATCAGAATCAGATGCTGACTACAACTCAAACTTAAACAAATTATTACGCCGTGATTTCGATTTAGTATTCGGTGTTGGTTTCTTAATGGGTGATGCAATTGAAGAAATCGCAAATGAAAATCCAAATGCTCAGTTAGCATTAATTGATGCTGAAGTAGACGCGCCAAACGTAGTAAACCTTTTATTCAAAGAGCAAGAAGGTGCGTTCTTAGCGGGTGTTGCAGCTGCTAAAATGTCTAAATCAGGTAAATTAGGGTTCGTAGGTGGGAATAGTATCCCAGTAATTAACCGTTTCGAAGCAGGGTTCTTTGAAGGTGCAAGAGCAGTAAATCCTGATATCGAAATTAAAAGTATCTATACAGAGAAATTCGATGATGCTGGTTTAGGTAAAAGTACTGCAAATGGTATGTACTCTTCAGGTGTAGATATTATTTTCCACGCAGCTGGTCAAACGGGTAACGGTGTATTCTCTGAAGCAAAAGAGCGTAAAGCAAAAGATCCGAATGCAAATGTATGGGTAATCGGCGTAGATGCTGACCAATACGAAGAAGGTCGAGTGGATGACAAAACGAACATTACATTAACTTCAATGTTAAAAGGTGTTCACAAAGCAGTAGTGGAAGTTTCTAACGATGCAAAAGATGGAAAATTCCCTGGTGGACAAACACTTGTATACGGTTTAGCTGAAGACGGTGTTGGCTTAGCTGACTCTCGTGGTGCTATTCCACAAGATGTATTAGATGTAGTAGAAGAATATAAACAAAAAATCGCTTCTGGTGAAATTAAGGTTTCTGAATCACTTAAATAA
- a CDS encoding dipicolinate synthase subunit A, translating to MTERWLIVGTDERMKLLAKELTDHQRTVYYKSTNKWDDALNKAALEFHPTILVLPIQPLKIEVPELFGINQVLVFAGRLDDHWTKHLRNTKPIFYLQNEAFIWKNAALTAEGFLAHLYQQRISVQRKKIVITGFGRVAKLLALFLSRMHADIHIAVRSETQCAEAIAYGYTGVYLDEKNQCSADMIINTIPDAWLTKEYTKFIECPIYDIASAPGCLKELTLSQYELLPALPGKYFPQAAAKIMYETMLDLIGRENNA from the coding sequence ATGACAGAGCGTTGGCTTATTGTAGGGACGGATGAACGGATGAAGTTGCTTGCGAAAGAATTAACGGATCATCAACGCACGGTATATTACAAAAGCACAAACAAGTGGGATGACGCTTTAAATAAGGCGGCACTTGAATTTCATCCAACGATACTTGTGCTACCAATCCAGCCATTGAAAATTGAGGTTCCTGAACTATTTGGTATCAATCAAGTCCTCGTATTTGCGGGTCGTTTAGATGACCATTGGACCAAACATTTAAGAAATACAAAACCGATTTTTTATTTGCAAAATGAAGCGTTTATTTGGAAAAATGCAGCACTTACTGCGGAAGGTTTTTTAGCTCACCTTTATCAGCAGCGGATAAGTGTTCAACGAAAAAAGATTGTGATTACAGGTTTTGGGCGAGTGGCAAAATTACTCGCATTATTTTTAAGTCGCATGCATGCCGATATTCATATAGCTGTTCGCTCGGAAACACAATGTGCCGAGGCAATTGCGTATGGCTATACAGGGGTTTATTTAGATGAGAAAAATCAATGTTCAGCCGATATGATCATTAATACAATTCCAGATGCTTGGTTGACAAAAGAGTATACAAAATTCATCGAATGTCCGATTTATGACATAGCATCTGCACCAGGATGCTTGAAAGAACTCACTTTATCGCAATATGAGTTGTTGCCAGCATTACCTGGGAAATACTTTCCGCAAGCAGCAGCTAAAATCATGTATGAAACGATGCTCGATCTTATTGGGAGGGAAAACAATGCTTGA
- a CDS encoding dipicolinate synthase subunit B yields MLEGKRIGLGITASHCTYEEVVPKIQQFRDVGATVVPIITPSVLHAATRFGTGAEWIEKIEALAGEKVVSSIVEAEPFGPRNPLDCMVIAPMTGNSISKFANAATDSAVLMAAKATLRNGSPVVLGISTNDALGLNGINIMKLMNAKNIYFIPFGQDDPVLKPTSLIADFTKMLETVEYSLTHKKQVQPIIIQFFK; encoded by the coding sequence ATGCTTGAAGGAAAGCGAATAGGACTTGGAATAACGGCTTCACATTGTACGTATGAAGAGGTTGTCCCTAAAATTCAGCAGTTTCGTGATGTAGGGGCAACTGTCGTACCGATCATTACACCATCTGTATTACATGCGGCAACTCGCTTTGGTACAGGAGCAGAGTGGATCGAAAAAATTGAGGCTTTGGCAGGAGAAAAAGTAGTAAGTTCCATTGTAGAAGCAGAGCCATTTGGACCGAGAAATCCGCTCGACTGTATGGTAATTGCACCGATGACAGGAAATTCAATTAGTAAATTTGCCAATGCTGCGACGGATAGTGCTGTTTTGATGGCTGCAAAGGCGACATTACGAAATGGTTCACCTGTTGTTTTGGGAATTTCAACGAATGATGCCTTAGGGCTAAATGGCATAAATATAATGAAATTAATGAATGCGAAGAACATTTATTTTATTCCGTTTGGGCAGGATGATCCGGTTCTAAAACCGACGTCGCTTATAGCAGATTTCACAAAAATGCTCGAAACTGTGGAATATTCTCTCACTCATAAAAAACAAGTTCAACCAATAATTATACAATTTTTTAAATAA